Below is a genomic region from Pyrococcus kukulkanii.
TATTACATCGGGCCCAACGTTAACTATATCGGAAGGCTTAACCTTTATTTTCTTCTCTGACGAGAACATTCCTGAATGAAATTCTCCCCTTGAGACATTTTCAAGAGCTTTCATTTTGAATATAAAGACGTATTGATCGCCGGACACTTCAACGTTTATGTCAGTAACGTAACCCAAGATTCGGCCCTCTGGAAGTGAAATTACGAACTTGTTAACAAGTTGCATTCCTTGACTCTCGTCCATTAGTTTTCACCCTCTACTTTTCATAGCTAATTCTACTTAACGTTTTCTAGAGCAACTTATAGTAACCTGTTTCTGGTTCGTAAATCTCTCCATCGATCAGCAATTCTGCTATTGCATCTTCTATGGTCTCTTCGTCGTACTTGCTTCCAAGCTTCTTCATCAGATACTTCCTTGATACTGCAATTTTCTTCTGCCTCAGTATCTTGAGGATCTCCTCTTTAACTTCTTCTAAGATCTCATTTTCTCCCTTAATCTCCTCTTCGGTGACTTCCTCCTCGAGTAGCTCTTCAACTGGCTCCTCCATTGCCCTCTGCTCCATCATTATGCCGTAAAGCTCATCTATTGTCTCAAGTAGCTCCTCATCTATTCCCTTGTTCTTGGCTATTACCTTTGACTTTGCGGTAATTCCGTACTGGTTGTAGATCTCCAAGGCTATCTTGGCCTTCCTTATGTGCTCTACTTTTTCCTTAAGCGTTTCATAGCGATGAAGTATCCACATGTTCGGGTGGACTTTAGCCACACCCTCGACCAGTATCTGCTTGTCATCTCTCCACTCCGCTATCTTTCCTATCACCTGCACTAGGTCACCCTTCTTCACGAGCTTGGCGAACTTTGTATCATCCCTGAATCCAAGAACCCAGATTACCCCTGTACCATCATCTATCTGGAACTTGCCGTAAGTCTCGTCTTCAGCTATAAGAGGCTCCCTAACCACCGTTCCCACTATCTTTGCCCTGTATATTTTTCTTGCATCCTTGGTTATCAGGTAGTTTGGCTCAAAGTCACCCTCGCTCTTAACGAAGTACCCCTCTAGGATGTCCTTAATATAAACCCGAGTAGCGGGCATTCTCTTCTTCATTCTGACCACCACATAAGCTCTCTTTCTAATTTAGGCAGAACTTTCCTCTCTAACTCCATAATCTCCTCTAAGGCCTCTAAGTCTGCATCGCTAAAGTCTTGAATGATCTCCCCATAAATGTGCATGCCCTCTTCGTTCCTTATTATCCTCCCTATTACCCTCACCACTTGGCCAACTTTTGGTAGATCTCCTTCGCTCTCAATTATGGCGACCCCAGTTCCATCGTCGAGCCAGAACATGTACTCCATCTTATCAACCTTAATCACTCTGCCGATGAGCGAAACCCTAGTGTCATCTTCCCTAATCTCGCTTATTCTTCTCTCCACTGCGGGCTTTCTCCTTTTTACTGGTTGCTCCATTTTACATCACCCCCAGCTCTTCAAGCTCCCTCTTAACTCTCTCAATCTCCCTCCTGTAATCAACGTCCTCCCAGGAGGATGCCCTTAGAATTAAGCCCAGGAACCTGTCCTCTATCACATTCCCTCTAACCACTATCTCCTTCCCTATTATTCTGTAAAACTCCTCTTCAGCTAACTTTCTTGCTGCCTCTTTCATTGTCATTCCCATGCTTTCCATTTCTCTTATCTTCTCGCTGATTTCTTCTGGGCTGACACCCAGTAGCTCTTCGGCATCGTCACCGAAGAGTGTGACCCTTATATAGCCAGTTCCATCATCGAGACCGAAGTCAAGGATCGTGATCTTTATTGGCTCAACTTCTCCGTGCTCTGGACATATCCACGTTTCTATTCCTGGGTCGTAGTCGACTTTTCTCTTGCACTCGGGGCATGCATCATAAACTAGAACCCTGTAGACCTTGGCTATTGTTCCTCTGAGCTCTATGAACCTGTCTCCTGACTCAACGTCTTTTATCTTCTTTCTCGTGTACGTGGCAATCCTCACTTCCTCAAGTGGTGGAATTGAATCTATCCTGGGATCCTCTGGGTTGAGAATTATTCTAGCCCTAAAGTTTATGTGCAACTCTGGGAGTCCTGAGAGGCTTTCCCTCACTTGAGCATCTAGAACCTTGATTACATCACCAACTTCGATCTTATTGTAATACTCGAGGACTTTAGAGTCCCATAGAACTACCCTGGCCCTTCCACTGTCATCGTATATAATTAAGCTGGCAACCCTTCCAACTGAGCCGTCCTTCTTGGTGTATTCCCTGGGTGGATACTTCTTAAGAACCCTTCCTACTACGTTTACCTCCCTGGGATCAATTCCTGGGTACAGATCTGAGATCTTCATGAGACTTTCTTCCCTTTCTTCTAGTAATTCTACTCCCAATCTTTCCGCAAGCAATGCTGCAGCTCCCTGTTCGCTTAGTAATGGATCCTCTTCCATAATCCTTCTTATCTCTTCCTCGATCTCCTCTCTACTCATTCCTGTTTTCCTTTCGATAATTTCAATTATCTTATCCTTTGTCAGCACCACCATAATAATCACCTTTCCAATAATTTAATTAAGTGGGGTTTTTAATACTTTCGTCTGTGGTACTAGAATTGGTAGTAGCGCTCTTTCTTTGAACCTCAGTTTCCTCCAGCTTCTTAACGAGGTCCTCGTATTCCGCGTGAATAACTTTCTTGAAGGCCTCTCTTATTATCTTAGGATCATTTTCTGGGAATCCATAGAGTTCAGCGAACTTATCGGTAGTGCCGAGAAGCTTTGTTCTCTCGTAGGGTTCGGCGTATATTAGGCCCATTTCAAGGAGCTTCCTTATGTGCTCATAGGCCTGACTTCCTCTAAGCTTGATTATCTTGCTCTGTTCTACTGGTTGAAGATATGCAATTAATGCGAGCGTCTTTAGCTCTCCAGCCCTAAGTTCTGGCTTTGGCATTAGGTGGATAACCCTCTGCGAGTACTCCTGCTTAACTTGCATGACCCATTTGTCACCCGCAACTTTAACGACCTCTATTGCGCTCTTTCTCTCCGCGTATTCACTTGCTATAAGTTCAATAAGCTTCTCAAGGTAGTCTAGGGATTTAATGCCAAGGGCCTTGGACAACTCCTTGATACTCAATGGCCTTCCGGCAACAAAAAGCGCAGCTTCGACTAACGCCTTGTCCTCAAGCAACCCCATGATTTGCACCTAAGAATAAATAGAAAAGGGAAATTAAAAGTTCACTCTGAAATTTCGGTTGGGTATATTGGAACCCTTCCATGTGGAATGCCGTACTTCTTACCGTACCACTCGCTGAGGAAGTACCATGCAAGAACTAATAGGACGGCGCCTATCGGTAGGAGTATTACTGGACTTCTAATGCCTGCAGCGAAGAGGACGTAGAGGACTAAACCTACTGATGCCGCGGTCACCGCGTACGGTATTTGCGTTGTGACGTGGTCGATGTGATCTGAGCCTGAGAACATTGAGCTCATAATTGTCGTATCACTTATCGGTGAGCAGTGGTCTCCGAAGATACCCCCTGCGAAGACAGCACCTATGCTGGCGAATAATATGTGCGGATCGTTGGGGGCTAGCTCATGGGCTAGTGGTATTGCAATAGGCATTAGTATTCCGAAGGTTCCCCAGCTCGTTCCAGTTGTGAACGATATGAACATTGCCGTTAGGAAGATTATCATTGGAATTAATCCTGCAGGAACGTTGGCGCTCTTTGCTAAGCCAACGACATAGTCAGCAGTTCCAACGGCCTCGGTTGCACTCTTAATGCTCCATGCCAGAACTAAGATGACCGTAGCCATCATCATCTGCTTCATACCCTGAATCATTGCACTCTCGGCTTCCTCGACGGTCATCGTTTTGGTCGCCAATATCAGGACTAGGGCAACTAATACCATTGCGAATGAGCCCCAGAGCAGAGAGGTTGCTGAATCTGCATTTCCGAGAATGTCCTTGAAGGAGCATGCCCCCTCACATGCACTCTTACCAGTATAGTAGAGGCCGTAGAGCGTGACGAAGACCAATGATAGAATTGGCCAGACGAAGAAGTGGATGCTGCCTTTTTCAAGCTTTGGCTGTCCTAAGTCACTCTCAGTTGCCATTAATGGTTTTGCACCATCCCTTACTACTTTTCCTGTAGTTCTAGCTCTCATTTCTGCCTTGAGCATTGCACCGTAGTGCCTCTGGGTGTAAGCCACGATGAAAACGAGGATTATTGCGAATATTGAATAGAACCTGTAGGGTACGCTATGAAGCCATGCATAGTATTCACCCATCGATATGTTGAGCTTTCCAAAGGCCTCCTTAATTAGTCCGAGCTCGTAACCTATCCAAGTTGAGACTAAGGCAATCCCAGCTACCGGTGCGGCAGTTGAATCGTCAATGTAAGCAAGCATCTCTCTTGAAACTCTCATCTTGTCGGTTATTGGCCTCATTGTGTTACCGACTATTATCGTGTTTGTATAATCGTCGAAAAATACGAGGACTCCAAGGAGCCAGCCTAATAACGTCGCATCCCTACTCGTCTTTATTCTCTTAGTAAGGGCATTTGCTATTGCATGAACCCCACCAGACTTATAAATCAGTCCAACTCCGGCACCAATCAAGAAGTCAAATATCAGGATTGTAGCGTTCCAGCTATCTGTTACGTTCCCTACTATCCATTCGAACGTTTTTATTGTACCTGTTATAGGGTTCCATCCTGCGGCCATCCAGCCTCCTACCCAAACACCCGCGAACAACGCAAACACTACCCTCTTCGTCCATATCGCCAATACTATAGCTACCAATGGGGGCAATAGGGATAAAACCCCAAAATCACCCATCTATGTCACCTCCTAAAAATTTTCGAAGTAGAATTTCATGTCCAGATCCTTTTCCTGTAGTCTCTGCTATGTCTATTAAAAAATGTAAAGACACCGTTGCTTTTACTGTTTCAGTAAAAGTTCTCCTTCGTACGTCGATCATCAAAAAAGTTCTTCAGCGCTTTTGTTTAAAACCTTTGCTTACACTTGGAATGTCAATAAGGCTTTTAAAATTGGACGTTTATGACAGTTTCATGTACTGGATCGGAGAAGACAACGTGGCCGGGGAACCTGGGAAGGTGCTCTACGTTATACTCCCCACAATTGGGTGTTACAGGTATAGGCTTGGAAAGGCATGTTACATGTGCTCCTATCCTGCCCAATCCCCCAAGAGCACATCCCAGGAAAAAATCTTGAACTATTTCCTTGAGGCTCTCTCTAAGATAAAGGGTAAAGAAGGAAGATTTGCAATTAGGATTTTCACTTCAGGCTCATTCTTTGATTCAGCTGAGGTTAGGAGAGAAACTAGGCGTAGGATATTTAAGGAAATAGCTAAGCTTGACAACGTTTATGAAGTAGTCGTTGAGACGAGGAGTGAGATAATAAAGAAGGAATGGGTTGAAGAGCTTGCGGAGATAGTTGAGGGGAAGTGGTTTGAAGTTGCCCTGGGGCTTGAAACTGCTAACGATGATATAGCGGAGGTATCGATAAACAAGGGAAACACATTTGAACAGTTCGTGAGGGCTAGCGAAATAATCCATGATGCTGGGGCTAGGGTTAAGACCTACTTACTTTTGAAGCCCATCTTCCTCTCCGAGAGGGATGCAATTGAGGATGCAAAGTACAGCATAGAGAGGGCCGAGCCCTACACGGACACGTTCTCGATCAACATAACGAACATTCAGCGGGGAACGCTTTATGAAATGATATGGGAAAAAGGGGAATACAGGCCTCCTTGGCTCTGGAGCGTTGTTAAAGTTCTCAAATGGGCAAAAAGGAGGTTCCCCAGGAAGAGATTCCTCTCGGATCCCGTGGGCGCTGGATCAATTAGGGGGCCTCATAACTGTGGTGACGATAAGACCTTTGAGAGGGCAATAAGAAAGTTCTCGACAACTCAAGACATTAAGCATTTAGAGAACCTTCCTTCGGATTGCCTAGAAAACTGGAAATACATAGTGGATGAAGGAATACTTGACTGGCAACTAATTAGAGCTAAGACTTCGCAGTACTCAGATTTTTGAAAAGTGGATCTTCTCCCAGCTCCTCTTTAAGCCTTTCAAAGTTCTTGTAAAGCCTGGGGAGCCTTGACTTACTCCTCTCCAACATCTGATTTCCGATGTCTATTGTAAATTTTAAGTATTCATCAGCAACGAGAACCCTCCCATCCTTACCCAGGGGGACGGTAAGGTACTCGGTTCCATTAATCTCAACGAGATACCTGGAGGATATAGCCTTGAAAGTTGTGTACTTAAAACCGCTTGAAAGGCCAACCTCATGAACGAGCTTGGCTTTCTCTTCATCTTCTGCCACCACGTGAAATATTGGAGGTTGACTCTTCAGGAATATTATCCCACTTTTGGCTTTCTTTAAAGCCTCTTTAGCCTCTTCAAACTTCAAAGGTCTGTGAACTTTTATGAGCCATCTAGAAAGGGGTTTCGCTCCGAGTGCTGGCTCCTCTAATATTCCAATTCTCCCCGAACAGGAGGATGTCGTGTAAATTCCCTTTATTGAATTAATCAGGAGAAGTAAGTCAATAATATCTTCATCAACTTCTCCTTTCTCCATTGCTTGAAATAGGCTTATTAGCGCCTCGCGTTTAGCTTTCATAGAATAATCCCCCTTCTTTAGTTAATTCTGGCGAAAACTTTATAAATCTATTCCAAAAGCTCTCGATTGAGTGGCCGGGGTGGTGTAGCCTGGTTAGCACAGGGGACTGTGGATCCCCTAGCCCGGGTTCAAATCCCGGCCCCGGCCCCATAACGATCTTAATTTGGAGGACAGCTGTTCTCTCATCCATAAGAAACCACCTCAGGAGAGCGTTAATGAGTTTTGACTTGTTAAACGTAAGTTCACTAAGCCTAGTGGACACGTCTTCATCGAGCGTAATATGAATGCGTTTCTTTCGCCTCTTTTTAGCGAAATCTCTTTTATGAGGGCCCCTTTTATTAGTAACAACTTTTTCCATTTTGGTTCCCCAAATGTGGAAGCGCGTGGGGATATTATTAACTTCTCTCCAATGTAGGTTTTTCAGAATTTCCTCAGGCATAATACTATAAACCCTTCACTAGAACAATTTCTCGATGGACGAGCTTTATGAGAAGTGGAAAAGAACCGTTGAAATGCTCGAATGGGAAGGAATTATAAAGAGTAAAGAGGTTAGAGAGGCTTTTCTCAGGTACCCCAGATACCTTTTCGTTGAAGACAGATACAAAAAGTACGCTCACCTTGATGAGCCCCTTCCAATACCTGCGGGCCAAACTGTTAGTGCTCCTCACATGGTTGCGATTATGCTCGAGCTGGCCAAGCTTAAACCGGGAATAAACGTCCTTGAAATAGGAACTGGGAGTGGATGGAATGCAGCCTTAATTTCATACCTCGTAAAGAGGGACGTTTATACCATTGAAAGAATTCCTGAGCTAGTGGAATTCGCAAAGAGGAACCTCGAGAGGGCTGGCGTTAAAAACGTTCATGTTATCCTGGGAGATGGGACTAGGGGGTTCCCTCCGAGGGCTCCTTACGATGTGATAATAGTCACGGCTGGAGCTCCTAAAGTTCCTGATCCACTAATTGAGCAGCTAAAGCCTGGGGGCAGGCTCATAATCCCCGTGGGGAGCTATCACATGTGGCAAGAACTACTTGAAGTCATCAAGAAAAAGGATGGGAGTGTGGAAATAAAGAGCCACGGTGGAGTGGCTTTCGTTCCGCTAATAGGTGAATATGGGTGGAAAGAATGAAGCTAATAGCTTTCGACCTCGAAGGAACTTTAACTGACATGATAAGCTGGGAACTCCTCCATAAAAAGTTCAAGACCTGTGATAAGGCTAAAGAACACATGGAACTATTCTTCTCTGGAAAGATAAATTATTACGAGTGGGCAAGGCTCGATGCCTCCCTTTGGAAGGGCAGGAGCAGG
It encodes:
- a CDS encoding OB-fold nucleic acid binding domain-containing protein: MKKRMPATRVYIKDILEGYFVKSEGDFEPNYLITKDARKIYRAKIVGTVVREPLIAEDETYGKFQIDDGTGVIWVLGFRDDTKFAKLVKKGDLVQVIGKIAEWRDDKQILVEGVAKVHPNMWILHRYETLKEKVEHIRKAKIALEIYNQYGITAKSKVIAKNKGIDEELLETIDELYGIMMEQRAMEEPVEELLEEEVTEEEIKGENEILEEVKEEILKILRQKKIAVSRKYLMKKLGSKYDEETIEDAIAELLIDGEIYEPETGYYKLL
- a CDS encoding replication protein RepA produces the protein MEQPVKRRKPAVERRISEIREDDTRVSLIGRVIKVDKMEYMFWLDDGTGVAIIESEGDLPKVGQVVRVIGRIIRNEEGMHIYGEIIQDFSDADLEALEEIMELERKVLPKLERELMWWSE
- a CDS encoding OB-fold nucleic acid binding domain-containing protein; protein product: MVVLTKDKIIEIIERKTGMSREEIEEEIRRIMEEDPLLSEQGAAALLAERLGVELLEEREESLMKISDLYPGIDPREVNVVGRVLKKYPPREYTKKDGSVGRVASLIIYDDSGRARVVLWDSKVLEYYNKIEVGDVIKVLDAQVRESLSGLPELHINFRARIILNPEDPRIDSIPPLEEVRIATYTRKKIKDVESGDRFIELRGTIAKVYRVLVYDACPECKRKVDYDPGIETWICPEHGEVEPIKITILDFGLDDGTGYIRVTLFGDDAEELLGVSPEEISEKIREMESMGMTMKEAARKLAEEEFYRIIGKEIVVRGNVIEDRFLGLILRASSWEDVDYRREIERVKRELEELGVM
- the scpB gene encoding SMC-Scp complex subunit ScpB, which codes for MGLLEDKALVEAALFVAGRPLSIKELSKALGIKSLDYLEKLIELIASEYAERKSAIEVVKVAGDKWVMQVKQEYSQRVIHLMPKPELRAGELKTLALIAYLQPVEQSKIIKLRGSQAYEHIRKLLEMGLIYAEPYERTKLLGTTDKFAELYGFPENDPKIIREAFKKVIHAEYEDLVKKLEETEVQRKSATTNSSTTDESIKNPT
- a CDS encoding Na+/H+ antiporter NhaC family protein, with the protein product MGDFGVLSLLPPLVAIVLAIWTKRVVFALFAGVWVGGWMAAGWNPITGTIKTFEWIVGNVTDSWNATILIFDFLIGAGVGLIYKSGGVHAIANALTKRIKTSRDATLLGWLLGVLVFFDDYTNTIIVGNTMRPITDKMRVSREMLAYIDDSTAAPVAGIALVSTWIGYELGLIKEAFGKLNISMGEYYAWLHSVPYRFYSIFAIILVFIVAYTQRHYGAMLKAEMRARTTGKVVRDGAKPLMATESDLGQPKLEKGSIHFFVWPILSLVFVTLYGLYYTGKSACEGACSFKDILGNADSATSLLWGSFAMVLVALVLILATKTMTVEEAESAMIQGMKQMMMATVILVLAWSIKSATEAVGTADYVVGLAKSANVPAGLIPMIIFLTAMFISFTTGTSWGTFGILMPIAIPLAHELAPNDPHILFASIGAVFAGGIFGDHCSPISDTTIMSSMFSGSDHIDHVTTQIPYAVTAASVGLVLYVLFAAGIRSPVILLPIGAVLLVLAWYFLSEWYGKKYGIPHGRVPIYPTEISE
- a CDS encoding archaeosine biosynthesis radical SAM protein RaSEA, which gives rise to MYWIGEDNVAGEPGKVLYVILPTIGCYRYRLGKACYMCSYPAQSPKSTSQEKILNYFLEALSKIKGKEGRFAIRIFTSGSFFDSAEVRRETRRRIFKEIAKLDNVYEVVVETRSEIIKKEWVEELAEIVEGKWFEVALGLETANDDIAEVSINKGNTFEQFVRASEIIHDAGARVKTYLLLKPIFLSERDAIEDAKYSIERAEPYTDTFSINITNIQRGTLYEMIWEKGEYRPPWLWSVVKVLKWAKRRFPRKRFLSDPVGAGSIRGPHNCGDDKTFERAIRKFSTTQDIKHLENLPSDCLENWKYIVDEGILDWQLIRAKTSQYSDF
- the taw3 gene encoding tRNA(Phe) 7-((3-amino-3-carboxypropyl)-4-demethylwyosine(37)-N(4))-methyltransferase Taw3 gives rise to the protein MKAKREALISLFQAMEKGEVDEDIIDLLLLINSIKGIYTTSSCSGRIGILEEPALGAKPLSRWLIKVHRPLKFEEAKEALKKAKSGIIFLKSQPPIFHVVAEDEEKAKLVHEVGLSSGFKYTTFKAISSRYLVEINGTEYLTVPLGKDGRVLVADEYLKFTIDIGNQMLERSKSRLPRLYKNFERLKEELGEDPLFKNLSTAKS
- a CDS encoding protein-L-isoaspartate(D-aspartate) O-methyltransferase; translation: MDELYEKWKRTVEMLEWEGIIKSKEVREAFLRYPRYLFVEDRYKKYAHLDEPLPIPAGQTVSAPHMVAIMLELAKLKPGINVLEIGTGSGWNAALISYLVKRDVYTIERIPELVEFAKRNLERAGVKNVHVILGDGTRGFPPRAPYDVIIVTAGAPKVPDPLIEQLKPGGRLIIPVGSYHMWQELLEVIKKKDGSVEIKSHGGVAFVPLIGEYGWKE